The following coding sequences lie in one Euhalothece natronophila Z-M001 genomic window:
- the sppA gene encoding signal peptide peptidase SppA, producing MVWLIGKRRGKKIARIEITGAIASETRQRVLKALKTIEEQKWKALLLRIDSPGGTVGDSQEIYSALQHLQKKMKIVASFGNISASGGVYIGMGAEKIVANPGTITGSIGVILRGNNIERLLDKVGVSFQVVKSGPYKDILSFDRELSEEEKQILQALIDTSYNQFVHTVAQARNLSVEAVHGFADGRIFTGEQAQQLGVVDRLGTEEEARRWLAELADLNPEKAKCVTFGEKKSPIKRVLPGQNQIDTNLTWKSARDWLEFELATNGQPLWLYRP from the coding sequence ATGGTCTGGTTGATTGGGAAAAGAAGAGGGAAAAAAATTGCTCGTATTGAAATTACAGGCGCGATCGCGTCCGAAACTCGTCAACGGGTTCTCAAGGCTCTAAAAACCATCGAAGAGCAAAAATGGAAAGCCCTACTACTCCGCATTGACTCTCCAGGTGGAACCGTCGGCGATTCTCAAGAAATTTATAGCGCCCTGCAACACCTGCAGAAAAAAATGAAAATTGTTGCTAGTTTTGGGAATATTTCTGCCTCTGGTGGTGTTTATATTGGCATGGGAGCGGAAAAAATTGTTGCCAATCCGGGCACCATTACTGGTAGCATCGGGGTAATTCTACGAGGAAATAATATAGAGCGACTTCTCGATAAGGTAGGCGTTTCTTTTCAGGTGGTTAAATCCGGCCCCTACAAAGATATTCTCTCTTTTGATCGCGAGCTTAGCGAAGAAGAAAAACAAATTTTACAAGCCCTGATTGACACTAGCTACAACCAATTTGTTCATACCGTTGCTCAAGCCCGTAATCTCAGTGTAGAAGCAGTGCATGGCTTTGCCGATGGGCGGATTTTTACTGGGGAACAAGCTCAACAATTAGGAGTCGTAGATCGTTTAGGAACGGAAGAGGAAGCACGGCGTTGGCTTGCCGAACTCGCTGATCTCAATCCTGAAAAGGCAAAATGTGTTACCTTTGGCGAGAAAAAATCTCCTATCAAAAGGGTTTTACCAGGTCAAAATCAAATTGATACAAATCTTACCTGGAAATCAGCAAGGGATTGGCTAGAATTTGAACTAGCAACAAATGGGCAACCATTATGGTTATATCGACCTTAA
- the bioB gene encoding biotin synthase BioB, with translation MVKMDWNALAEKALAGDCLTREEATAVLTAPDIELLAQLDAAYRVRYHYWENRVRLHFLLNAQSGLCPEDCHYCSQSKISAATIEKYPLLGKQEILKAAAQASELKAGTFCLVTSGRTPTESLLSNVCEAVEAVKAQYDLKICACVGLLNDEQAQRLANAGVDRVNHNLNTSENYHPEICTTHTFRDRVTTVNHVQRAGMTTCSGGIIGMGESTDDIIDLALSLRELDITSIPVNFLIPIPGTPLSESQGKDLTPQFCLRVLCLYRFLLPEREIRIAGGREVHLRSLQPLGLYPANSIFVADYLTTPGQAAKEDWQMVEDAGFVLETADGSPLAVEAIAMANK, from the coding sequence ATGGTAAAAATGGATTGGAATGCTTTAGCCGAAAAGGCTCTAGCTGGTGATTGTCTCACCCGAGAAGAAGCAACCGCGGTATTAACCGCTCCCGATATAGAATTACTCGCTCAACTCGATGCCGCCTATCGAGTTCGTTATCATTACTGGGAAAATCGCGTTCGTCTGCACTTTTTATTAAATGCTCAAAGTGGGTTATGTCCCGAAGATTGTCATTATTGTTCCCAGTCAAAAATTTCTGCTGCCACCATTGAAAAATATCCGCTACTCGGAAAACAGGAAATTCTCAAAGCAGCGGCTCAAGCCTCAGAGTTAAAAGCAGGAACATTTTGTTTAGTAACTTCTGGGCGCACTCCCACCGAGTCTCTCTTGAGTAATGTCTGTGAGGCGGTAGAAGCCGTTAAAGCCCAATATGATCTTAAAATTTGCGCCTGTGTTGGTTTACTCAATGATGAACAAGCGCAACGGTTAGCCAATGCTGGGGTCGATCGCGTTAATCATAATCTTAATACTTCTGAAAATTATCACCCAGAAATTTGTACCACTCATACGTTTCGCGATCGCGTTACCACTGTTAATCATGTTCAACGTGCTGGTATGACCACCTGTTCTGGGGGCATTATTGGCATGGGAGAATCAACGGATGATATAATTGATCTAGCTCTTTCTTTAAGAGAATTAGATATCACAAGCATTCCTGTAAACTTCCTCATTCCTATTCCTGGTACTCCCCTATCCGAGTCTCAAGGTAAAGACTTAACCCCGCAGTTTTGCCTGCGAGTGCTTTGTCTCTACCGCTTTCTATTGCCAGAACGAGAGATTCGTATTGCGGGCGGGCGAGAAGTCCATTTACGTTCTCTGCAACCACTGGGATTGTATCCAGCCAACTCCATATTTGTTGCTGATTATTTGACTACACCAGGACAAGCGGCAAAAGAAGATTGGCAAATGGTTGAGGATGCGGGATTTGTATTAGAAACTGCTGATGGTTCTCCTCTAGCTGTTGAAGCTATTGCGATGGCGAATAAGTAA
- a CDS encoding glutaredoxin family protein: MQVILYSKPDCHLCEGLQEKLEQITTVDFELEIRDITTREDWFQAYQYEIPVLCRQVGEREEPLPRPSPRISVQQLAKLLKANF, from the coding sequence ATGCAGGTAATTTTATACTCAAAGCCCGATTGTCATCTTTGTGAGGGGCTTCAGGAAAAGTTAGAACAAATCACTACGGTTGATTTTGAGCTAGAAATCCGAGATATTACGACTCGTGAGGACTGGTTTCAGGCTTATCAATATGAAATTCCTGTCTTGTGTCGCCAAGTGGGAGAAAGAGAAGAACCCTTACCTCGCCCTTCTCCTCGTATCTCAGTTCAACAATTAGCAAAGTTACTAAAAGCGAATTTTTAA
- a CDS encoding helix-turn-helix domain-containing protein, with amino-acid sequence MFTEKQHPPNMNSQQEQQVEKLKELGAQIRQVREEQSVSIDEIATRTRIQARLLVAIEEGQLENLPEPVYIQGLIKQFAQALGLNGSEYARAFPTGQQTYTIKPSWQQIPSFNFFQPRALHLYFFYLLLVVVSISGLSLSFFAAQRPSEENEEQGTVQEQTVEEVETNDPQLATTDPSPDETEASQDSPQESSVTINVSIEADSWIRVTGDGEEIYEGVLSSGENRNWTAKEEITIRTGNAGGVIVEYNEESPAALGNSGEVTEVTYSPSQ; translated from the coding sequence ATGTTTACTGAAAAACAGCATCCCCCCAACATGAACTCTCAACAAGAACAACAGGTTGAAAAACTCAAAGAACTGGGAGCGCAAATTCGGCAAGTTCGAGAGGAACAATCTGTCTCTATTGATGAAATTGCCACAAGAACTCGCATTCAGGCGCGTTTACTCGTGGCTATTGAAGAAGGACAATTAGAAAATCTTCCCGAACCTGTTTATATACAGGGCTTAATTAAACAGTTTGCTCAAGCCCTTGGCTTAAATGGATCGGAGTATGCGAGAGCTTTTCCAACAGGACAACAAACTTACACCATTAAACCGTCTTGGCAACAAATTCCCTCTTTTAATTTCTTTCAACCTCGCGCCTTACACCTTTACTTCTTTTATTTATTATTAGTAGTCGTATCTATCAGTGGATTATCTCTTTCCTTTTTTGCCGCTCAACGCCCTTCTGAAGAGAATGAGGAGCAAGGAACTGTGCAAGAACAAACAGTGGAAGAAGTGGAAACTAATGATCCACAATTAGCCACTACTGACCCCTCCCCTGATGAGACAGAGGCTTCTCAAGATAGCCCACAAGAATCTTCTGTGACGATTAATGTTTCTATTGAAGCAGACTCTTGGATTCGAGTGACTGGCGATGGGGAAGAAATTTATGAGGGAGTTTTAAGTTCAGGTGAAAATCGCAATTGGACGGCAAAAGAAGAAATTACTATCCGAACAGGTAATGCTGGGGGGGTAATTGTGGAATATAATGAAGAATCCCCCGCAGCATTAGGTAACTCAGGAGAAGTAACAGAAGTTACTTATTCGCCATCGCAATAG
- the aroH gene encoding chorismate mutase, with protein sequence MVEWKVQAIRGATTASDNTVEAIREAVTELLNELEARNHLDPTDIISAIFTTTRDLDATFPASIARERPKWENVPLLDVQQMHVEGSLERCIRFLIHVNTANPQWEIVHPYLRHAKDLRPDWNLAQMGS encoded by the coding sequence GTGGTGGAGTGGAAAGTGCAAGCAATTCGTGGCGCAACAACGGCTTCTGATAATACAGTAGAAGCCATCCGAGAAGCAGTGACAGAACTCCTCAACGAACTAGAAGCACGGAATCACCTCGATCCGACAGATATTATTAGTGCTATTTTTACCACAACTCGAGATTTAGATGCCACTTTTCCGGCAAGCATTGCTAGAGAACGCCCAAAATGGGAGAATGTTCCTTTGCTAGATGTGCAACAAATGCACGTTGAAGGCAGTTTAGAACGTTGTATTCGCTTTTTAATCCATGTGAATACGGCTAATCCCCAATGGGAAATTGTTCACCCTTATTTACGTCACGCCAAAGACTTACGCCCTGATTGGAACTTAGCGCAAATGGGGTCGTAG
- a CDS encoding LmeA family phospholipid-binding protein — MKLKSHFLSKILTPALQLWIKSQLDSITQLQLKITSSDQQLLQGIIPKIYLKSEFAIYQGLHFDQISLIAEQLQVNITQILKGHSLQLLHPLPISGQVRITETHLNDSLRSSLLQSGLQDFLFSLLKSNSFSSLQWEKITLQNNQLLLEGKPPQSPKNPVFIQATVDLISPQHLLISPITVQGLALNQEELTPVEFDLGSQVQIQEIKITEEAIFIEGRIMINNYSVA; from the coding sequence ATGAAATTGAAAAGTCATTTTCTAAGCAAAATTTTGACTCCAGCTTTACAGCTTTGGATCAAATCACAACTAGATTCAATTACGCAATTACAACTAAAAATTACCAGCAGTGATCAACAATTATTGCAAGGAATTATTCCGAAAATTTACTTAAAAAGTGAATTTGCCATTTATCAGGGACTCCATTTTGACCAAATTTCTTTAATTGCAGAACAACTACAAGTTAATATCACTCAAATTTTAAAAGGTCACTCTTTACAGCTGTTACATCCCCTTCCTATTTCTGGTCAAGTTCGCATCACTGAAACCCATCTTAATGATTCTTTGAGGTCTTCTTTACTTCAGTCAGGGTTACAAGATTTTCTCTTCTCACTCTTAAAAAGCAACTCTTTTTCTTCGCTACAATGGGAAAAAATAACCCTACAAAACAATCAATTGCTTCTCGAAGGGAAACCGCCACAGTCTCCCAAAAACCCAGTTTTTATTCAAGCAACTGTTGATTTAATTAGCCCTCAACATTTATTAATTTCTCCCATCACTGTGCAAGGATTAGCCTTAAATCAAGAAGAACTGACTCCTGTTGAATTTGATCTCGGTTCACAAGTTCAGATTCAGGAAATTAAGATCACAGAAGAAGCCATTTTTATCGAAGGAAGAATTATGATTAACAACTATAGTGTTGCTTAG
- the rimP gene encoding ribosome maturation factor RimP, whose amino-acid sequence MTHPFISKVTEIATPIANNLGLEVVEIAFLTNESPPILRVEVRNPEDDTSLNDCEQMSRTLEAELDITEIIPNTYVLEVSSPGISEHLTRDREYVSFKGFPVLVITDPPYKGKEQWQGTLNRRDETTVYINQKGKIVKIPRDVIQSVKLDTP is encoded by the coding sequence ATGACTCATCCCTTTATTTCCAAAGTTACTGAAATTGCAACTCCTATTGCGAATAATCTCGGTTTAGAAGTAGTAGAGATTGCCTTTTTAACCAATGAAAGCCCCCCAATTTTAAGAGTAGAGGTTCGTAACCCCGAAGACGATACCAGTCTTAATGATTGTGAACAAATGAGTCGGACGCTTGAAGCCGAACTAGATATCACAGAAATAATTCCTAATACGTATGTGTTGGAAGTCTCTAGCCCGGGAATTTCAGAGCACTTAACGCGCGATCGCGAGTATGTGAGCTTTAAGGGGTTTCCAGTCTTAGTAATAACTGATCCCCCCTATAAAGGGAAAGAACAATGGCAAGGAACGCTTAATCGTCGCGATGAGACAACGGTTTACATCAATCAAAAAGGAAAAATCGTGAAAATTCCCCGTGATGTTATCCAAAGCGTGAAGTTAGATACCCCTTAA
- a CDS encoding pseudouridine synthase, with protein MERVQKILSQCGVASRRQAETMIIAGRVEVNGRKAQLGDKIDLERDRVTVDHKLLTVQHRPKNLYILINKPRGVVCTCDDPQNRRTVLDLLPSGVKKGQGLHPVGRLDINSTGALLLTNDGDLTLKLTHPRYHLPKTYKVWVKNSPSESVLEKWRNGVILDHKKTLPAQIKVLKRQRQRTLLEVILIEGRNRQIRRIAEQLGYPVLALHRSAIGAIKLNSEDQSLKETGNYRYLNPKEIHYLKHEGLTP; from the coding sequence ATGGAACGGGTACAAAAAATTCTCTCACAATGTGGGGTCGCTTCACGTCGCCAGGCTGAAACTATGATTATTGCAGGACGCGTAGAAGTGAATGGGAGAAAGGCTCAATTAGGAGATAAAATTGACTTAGAGCGCGATCGCGTTACCGTTGATCATAAACTCCTCACTGTTCAACACCGTCCCAAAAACTTATATATTTTAATCAATAAGCCTCGCGGTGTTGTTTGTACCTGTGATGATCCCCAAAATCGTCGCACTGTCCTTGATCTACTTCCCTCGGGAGTAAAAAAAGGACAAGGGTTACATCCAGTGGGGCGACTTGATATTAATTCGACTGGTGCACTCCTCTTAACTAATGATGGAGACTTAACTCTTAAACTCACTCATCCTCGTTATCATTTACCTAAAACCTACAAGGTATGGGTTAAAAATAGTCCCTCAGAATCGGTTTTAGAAAAATGGCGTAACGGGGTGATCCTTGATCATAAAAAAACCTTACCTGCCCAAATCAAGGTTTTAAAGCGCCAGCGTCAACGAACTTTACTAGAAGTGATCCTCATTGAGGGACGGAATCGCCAAATTCGGCGCATTGCCGAGCAATTAGGCTACCCGGTACTAGCTCTTCATCGGAGCGCGATCGGTGCAATTAAACTTAATAGTGAGGATCAATCTTTAAAGGAAACTGGGAATTATCGTTATTTAAACCCTAAAGAAATACATTATCTTAAACACGAAGGTTTAACCCCTTGA
- a CDS encoding alpha/beta fold hydrolase, which produces MRETKMKLGRQRDWVWRGWQIRYTYLRGKGEGKPPIVLIHGFGAAIAHWRHNLPILKENHTVYALDLLGFGASRKAFTDYSIELWAEQVYQFWRTVIGVPTIFMGNSLGSLVSLTAVARHPEMGKKLILINLPDVSARSEMLSPPIQKVVSGVESFFAAPWLLRGLFSILKSPKVIRRWAKLAYPQVSALDEELVTILSTPPRDQFAADAFVALARSALSRNFSPSVKALLSNLELPILLLWGEQDKFIPPSLARSFVGINPNLELIMLPNLGHCPHDEAPEQFHEVILPWLANKQG; this is translated from the coding sequence ATGAGAGAAACAAAGATGAAGCTGGGAAGACAACGGGATTGGGTGTGGCGCGGTTGGCAAATTCGTTATACCTATTTACGAGGGAAAGGAGAAGGAAAGCCACCTATAGTATTAATTCATGGATTTGGAGCCGCGATCGCGCATTGGCGGCATAACCTTCCCATTCTCAAAGAAAATCATACCGTTTATGCCTTAGATTTACTAGGATTTGGGGCTTCTCGCAAGGCTTTTACAGATTATTCCATTGAACTTTGGGCAGAACAAGTTTATCAGTTTTGGCGCACAGTAATTGGTGTCCCGACAATTTTTATGGGAAACTCCTTGGGATCATTGGTAAGTTTAACGGCGGTGGCGCGACATCCTGAAATGGGAAAAAAGCTAATTCTAATTAACTTACCAGATGTATCAGCGCGTTCGGAAATGCTATCTCCCCCTATTCAAAAAGTAGTGAGTGGGGTTGAGTCTTTTTTTGCAGCCCCTTGGCTACTGCGAGGGTTATTTTCTATCTTAAAATCTCCGAAAGTGATTCGGCGTTGGGCAAAACTGGCTTATCCACAAGTGTCAGCACTAGATGAGGAGTTAGTCACCATTTTAAGCACACCTCCTCGGGATCAATTTGCAGCGGATGCCTTTGTAGCGTTAGCAAGATCAGCGCTGAGTCGTAATTTTTCTCCTTCAGTCAAGGCGTTATTAAGTAACTTAGAGTTACCCATTTTACTGTTATGGGGAGAACAGGATAAATTTATTCCACCAAGTTTAGCGCGATCGTTTGTGGGGATCAATCCCAATTTAGAGTTAATCATGTTACCCAATCTCGGTCACTGTCCTCATGATGAAGCACCAGAGCAATTTCATGAAGTAATTTTACCGTGGTTAGCCAACAAGCAAGGGTGA
- a CDS encoding DMT family transporter: MEIKLNQSRFLALLFPFIIIAPFFLWGTAMVAMKAVIPETTPLFLGGMRLLPAGVLVIMAGMMLNRSQPKGWLAWGWISLFALVDGTLFQGFLAEGLVHTGAGIGSVMIDSQPLMIAVLSSLLFADRIGRIGWLGLGLGLTGISLIGLPEPLILETLQGNLTGLDINVSSLFSNGEWLMLLAALSMAGGTILIRYVCHHVDPVMATGWHLLLGGIPLFFLSGITENQQWQNISFEGWLAILYATVCGSAIAYGIFFYLASSRNLTSFASLTFLTPIFALLFGNLLLQEQLTAIQTGGVCLTLVSIYLINQRK; encoded by the coding sequence ATGGAAATTAAACTGAACCAATCCCGTTTTTTAGCCCTACTGTTTCCTTTCATTATTATTGCGCCTTTTTTCCTCTGGGGAACGGCGATGGTTGCCATGAAAGCGGTAATTCCTGAGACAACGCCCTTATTTTTAGGGGGAATGCGCTTACTACCAGCAGGGGTTTTAGTGATCATGGCAGGGATGATGCTCAATCGTTCTCAACCGAAGGGATGGTTAGCATGGGGATGGATTAGTTTGTTTGCCCTTGTGGATGGAACGCTGTTTCAGGGGTTTCTAGCGGAAGGCTTAGTGCACACAGGTGCTGGCATTGGTTCGGTAATGATTGATAGTCAGCCGTTGATGATTGCGGTGTTATCGAGTCTTTTATTCGCTGATCGCATAGGAAGAATCGGTTGGTTAGGCTTAGGGTTAGGCCTTACAGGGATTAGTTTGATTGGCTTACCCGAACCCTTAATTTTAGAGACGCTACAGGGAAATTTGACGGGTTTAGACATTAATGTTTCTAGTTTATTCTCTAATGGAGAATGGTTAATGTTATTAGCCGCGTTATCTATGGCTGGGGGAACGATTTTAATCCGCTACGTTTGTCATCATGTTGATCCCGTGATGGCGACCGGGTGGCACTTACTCTTAGGTGGGATTCCTCTGTTTTTCTTGTCTGGAATCACCGAAAACCAACAATGGCAAAATATTAGTTTTGAGGGTTGGTTGGCTATTTTATATGCCACAGTCTGCGGGAGCGCGATCGCGTATGGAATTTTCTTTTATCTTGCTTCTAGTCGCAATTTAACCAGCTTTGCCTCATTAACCTTTTTAACGCCCATTTTTGCTTTATTATTTGGAAATTTGCTGTTACAAGAACAGTTAACAGCGATTCAAACTGGCGGAGTTTGTTTAACGTTAGTGAGTATTTATTTAATTAATCAGCGAAAATAG
- the nusA gene encoding transcription termination factor NusA, translating into MAIVSLPGLGKMIEEISEGHNLPPHLVKTALQEALLKGYERYRRSQTLDRDHFSDDYFDNFEVELNVEEEGFMVLATKEIVEEVTNSDHQIGLQEVKEVAEEAQLGDTVVLDVTPQQKEFGRMAAIQTKQVLMQKLRDQERKMVQEEFQELEETVLQARVVRFERQSVIMGVSSGYGRPEVEAELPRSEQLPNDNYRANAAFRVYLKQVREGSGRGPQLVVSRASAGLVAYLFENEVPEIQDEVVRIVAIAREARPSSRNVGSRTKIAVDTLDRDVDPVGSCIGARGSRIQAVVNELRGEKIDVIRWSPDPEVYIKNSLSPAQINRVMLMDTEERRAEVYVPENQLSLAIGKEGQNVRLCANLTGWKIDIKAVKKHQEEAEEVEGETIEASSSQGEETVEAQTSPLGEQ; encoded by the coding sequence ATGGCAATTGTTAGTTTACCAGGTTTAGGCAAGATGATTGAGGAGATTAGCGAAGGGCATAATTTACCCCCTCATCTGGTAAAAACGGCTTTACAGGAAGCACTTTTGAAAGGATATGAACGTTATCGGCGATCGCAGACTTTAGATCGAGATCATTTTAGCGATGATTATTTCGACAACTTTGAAGTAGAACTCAATGTAGAAGAAGAAGGGTTCATGGTACTGGCGACAAAAGAAATTGTTGAAGAAGTAACCAACAGCGATCACCAAATTGGACTGCAAGAAGTGAAAGAAGTGGCAGAGGAGGCACAACTAGGCGATACAGTAGTTCTAGATGTCACCCCCCAACAAAAAGAATTTGGTCGGATGGCTGCCATTCAAACTAAGCAAGTCTTGATGCAGAAACTCCGTGATCAAGAACGTAAAATGGTGCAAGAGGAGTTTCAAGAGTTAGAGGAAACCGTCTTACAAGCCCGAGTGGTTCGATTTGAGCGTCAGTCTGTGATTATGGGAGTCAGTAGTGGCTATGGTCGCCCTGAGGTAGAAGCCGAATTACCGCGATCAGAACAACTCCCCAATGATAATTACCGCGCTAATGCTGCCTTTCGAGTTTACTTAAAACAAGTTCGTGAAGGATCAGGGCGTGGCCCCCAATTAGTGGTTTCTCGGGCTTCTGCTGGTTTAGTGGCTTATCTCTTTGAAAATGAAGTCCCAGAAATTCAAGATGAAGTGGTGCGAATTGTCGCGATCGCGCGAGAGGCTAGACCATCTTCTCGTAATGTGGGATCGCGCACTAAAATTGCCGTAGATACCTTGGATCGAGATGTTGATCCTGTGGGATCTTGTATTGGGGCAAGAGGTTCTCGCATTCAAGCGGTGGTGAATGAACTCCGTGGCGAAAAAATTGATGTCATTCGCTGGTCACCAGATCCCGAAGTTTATATCAAAAATTCCCTTTCTCCGGCTCAAATTAACCGTGTCATGTTGATGGATACGGAAGAAAGACGTGCCGAAGTGTATGTTCCAGAAAATCAACTTAGTTTAGCCATTGGAAAAGAGGGGCAAAATGTTCGTCTTTGTGCCAATCTTACAGGCTGGAAAATTGATATCAAGGCTGTGAAAAAACACCAAGAAGAAGCCGAGGAAGTGGAAGGAGAAACAATTGAAGCCTCTTCTTCCCAAGGAGAAGAAACAGTTGAAGCCCAAACTTCTCCTCTTGGCGAACAGTAA
- a CDS encoding AAA family ATPase, with translation MRLKSIKLCNFRQFYGATPEIQLAGSERNITIIHGNNGAGKTTLLNAFTWVLYEEFTAAFANSEQLVNKRAIQEAIPGKSIEYHVELKFDHDYKSYQLKRSCYATKNQDNSSFENGESKLFMLFSGDDGAWKHPIEPPEEIIGRILPASLHQYFFFDGERIDHIIRYQKQTGLTEATKELLGIKVFERSVEHLKNARRTLEEELRQIGNIETRKFLKEKQTLENEIETLQQRQIEINEEIEQKQAIKKELGDQLIQLRGSENLQTRKNSLETEVKATREQLVRLNQKIKKTISSQGYTVLMTDIAESCSHLFEGLPQGGELPSRIKKPFVENLLNQQRCICGAELIAGSDSYANLKNWMEEDSGAEVEEALIRLETHIQEIDKQASKFWERVDESQEEITELRQKLNHLESDLEKVKQQLREYPDQEIKELQQAVDETENELENLFLEKGRNEIQLTQNTEKLDKLSRKLNQEESKEEKQKLAQRRRETTEKAISCIQNLKADVEKRFRLTLEQKVQEIFSNISFTPYLPKLDHNYELSLVETTTETEQLVAASTGENQILSLSLIGGIIDQVRKWSANNTLIAPDSSTFPMVMDSPFGSLDEVYRRQVAKALPQIANQLVVLATKTQWRGEVEAEMNDFIGKQYVLVYYSPKADCEEDWLNINGASYPLVQRSNNGFEYTEIQVIS, from the coding sequence ATGAGGCTCAAATCTATTAAGCTCTGTAACTTTCGCCAGTTTTATGGAGCTACCCCAGAAATTCAGTTAGCAGGGAGTGAGCGCAATATAACAATTATTCATGGTAATAATGGAGCAGGGAAAACAACCTTATTAAATGCGTTTACTTGGGTACTTTATGAAGAGTTTACCGCCGCATTTGCTAACTCAGAGCAATTAGTTAATAAACGAGCTATTCAAGAAGCAATACCTGGAAAGTCTATAGAATATCATGTGGAATTAAAGTTTGATCATGATTATAAGTCTTATCAGTTAAAACGGAGTTGTTATGCTACTAAAAATCAAGATAATAGCAGCTTTGAAAATGGAGAAAGTAAGTTATTTATGCTTTTTTCCGGGGATGATGGGGCTTGGAAACATCCCATAGAACCTCCTGAGGAAATTATTGGACGAATTTTACCAGCAAGTTTACATCAGTATTTTTTCTTTGATGGGGAACGCATTGATCATATTATTCGTTATCAAAAACAAACAGGGTTAACTGAAGCGACAAAGGAATTATTGGGAATTAAAGTGTTTGAACGATCAGTAGAACACTTGAAAAATGCTCGTCGTACTCTAGAAGAAGAATTACGCCAAATTGGTAATATTGAAACTCGAAAGTTTTTGAAAGAAAAACAGACATTAGAAAATGAAATAGAAACCTTACAACAACGTCAAATTGAAATTAATGAAGAAATTGAGCAAAAGCAAGCAATAAAAAAAGAATTAGGAGATCAGTTAATTCAGTTAAGAGGTTCTGAAAATCTCCAAACAAGGAAAAATAGCCTCGAAACTGAGGTAAAAGCAACGAGAGAACAACTAGTTCGCTTGAATCAAAAGATTAAAAAAACAATTTCTAGTCAGGGCTATACAGTTTTAATGACTGATATTGCAGAAAGCTGTTCTCATCTATTTGAAGGATTACCTCAGGGGGGAGAACTTCCCAGTCGGATTAAAAAGCCATTTGTAGAAAATTTATTAAATCAGCAGCGTTGTATTTGTGGAGCAGAATTGATTGCGGGAAGTGATTCCTATGCTAATCTTAAAAATTGGATGGAAGAAGATAGTGGTGCAGAAGTAGAAGAGGCATTAATTCGTTTAGAAACTCACATTCAGGAAATTGATAAACAGGCGAGTAAGTTTTGGGAAAGAGTAGATGAAAGTCAAGAAGAAATTACCGAATTAAGACAAAAATTAAATCATTTAGAAAGCGATTTAGAGAAAGTAAAACAACAGTTAAGAGAGTATCCTGATCAAGAAATTAAAGAGTTACAGCAAGCTGTTGATGAAACAGAAAACGAATTAGAAAACTTATTTCTAGAAAAAGGACGTAATGAAATTCAATTGACACAAAATACTGAAAAATTAGATAAACTTTCTCGTAAGTTAAATCAGGAAGAAAGTAAAGAAGAAAAACAAAAACTAGCCCAACGGAGAAGAGAGACAACAGAAAAAGCCATTTCTTGCATTCAAAATCTAAAAGCTGATGTAGAAAAACGATTTCGGTTAACTCTAGAACAAAAAGTTCAGGAAATTTTTAGTAACATCTCGTTTACGCCTTATTTACCAAAGCTCGATCATAATTATGAATTAAGTCTGGTGGAAACTACAACAGAAACAGAACAACTAGTAGCCGCTTCAACTGGAGAAAATCAAATTTTGAGTCTATCTTTAATTGGCGGCATTATTGATCAAGTGCGTAAGTGGAGTGCCAATAATACTTTAATTGCTCCTGATAGTAGCACGTTTCCGATGGTGATGGATTCTCCATTTGGAAGTTTAGATGAAGTCTATCGGCGACAAGTAGCAAAAGCATTACCACAAATTGCCAATCAGTTAGTAGTTTTAGCAACAAAAACCCAATGGCGTGGTGAAGTGGAAGCGGAAATGAATGATTTTATTGGTAAACAGTATGTTTTGGTTTATTATTCTCCAAAAGCCGATTGTGAGGAGGACTGGTTAAATATTAATGGTGCATCTTATCCACTGGTACAAAGAAGTAATAATGGTTTTGAATACACTGAGATTCAAGTGATTAGCTAG